From the genome of Vibrio porteresiae DSM 19223, one region includes:
- a CDS encoding 4Fe-4S binding protein — MNRFVFADATKCIGCRTCEVACAISHQEGCSGTLQNAESFVPRLQLVKNAQVTTPVMCRQCDDAPCAQVCPNNAIVHEDGFVKVIQSRCIGCKTCAVACPFGAMAVVTTMVEENRGAAALFSRKVPKSQAIKCDLCSHRENGPACVEVCPTGAISLINSDELQQTSQQKREQAATRAAGITV; from the coding sequence ATGAATCGTTTTGTCTTTGCAGACGCCACTAAATGTATTGGTTGTCGAACTTGTGAAGTAGCGTGCGCGATTTCTCACCAAGAAGGATGTTCTGGCACGCTGCAGAATGCTGAGAGTTTTGTCCCTCGCCTGCAGTTGGTGAAAAATGCGCAGGTGACCACTCCTGTCATGTGTCGTCAGTGTGACGACGCACCTTGTGCTCAAGTTTGTCCTAACAACGCCATCGTCCATGAAGATGGTTTTGTGAAGGTGATTCAATCTCGCTGCATTGGTTGTAAAACCTGTGCCGTTGCTTGCCCATTTGGCGCAATGGCCGTTGTGACCACTATGGTGGAAGAAAATCGCGGCGCTGCTGCGTTATTTAGCCGTAAAGTGCCTAAATCACAGGCGATTAAATGTGATTTATGTTCTCACCGTGAAAATGGTCCGGCTTGTGTAGAAGTTTGCCCAACTGGTGCTATCAGTCTGATTAATTCTGATGAACTTCAACAAACCAGTCAGCAAAAACGCGAACAAGCAGCCACTCGCGCTGCTGGCATCACTGTCTGA
- a CDS encoding hydrogenase large subunit, whose translation MDMKTKDYSQRQLGKQYVDGVRHLFPAAILEEEWQAENQVTITVKMTSLVEVMKWLYYDQGGWLSVSFGNDERSINGHFAVYHALSMEGDVKSWVVVKVLVDTSNEEFISITPHIPAAVWGEREIRDMFGLRPVGLPDERRLVLPDDWPENLHPLRKDAMDYRQRPEPTTDTENYPFLNEIGDDSNRIVPVGPLHITSDEPGHFRLFVDGEDIVDADYRMFYVHRGMEKLAETRMGYHEIGFLADRVCGICGFTHSVGYNNSVETALQIDVPERAQMIRTVLLEVERLHSHLLNIGLSSHFVGFDTGFMQFFRVREKTMELAEILTGARKTYGMNLIGGVRRDILKEQRQKGIALVREARKTFSELVDMLLATPNIDSRLCGVGVLAKDIARDFSPVGPMIRGSGFARDARVVHGAHLEAYSQVPIELQHLDTGDVQARVLVRIREVFNSLNIIEFGLDHLPAGAILTEGFTYVPHKFALGYTEAPRGENVHWSMTGDNQKVFRWRCRAATYANWPTLRYMLRGNTVADAPLIIGSLDPCYSCTDRVTIVDTKKKRSQTIPYKAIEQYSVNRKNSPLKAW comes from the coding sequence ATGGATATGAAAACGAAAGATTACTCACAACGTCAGCTCGGAAAACAGTACGTTGATGGGGTACGTCATCTATTCCCAGCCGCCATTCTTGAAGAAGAGTGGCAAGCAGAAAACCAAGTAACCATTACGGTCAAAATGACCTCATTGGTCGAAGTGATGAAATGGCTTTACTACGATCAAGGTGGTTGGCTATCGGTTAGCTTTGGTAACGACGAACGCAGTATCAACGGTCACTTTGCCGTGTATCACGCCCTTTCTATGGAAGGTGATGTAAAAAGCTGGGTGGTGGTAAAAGTGCTGGTGGACACAAGCAATGAAGAGTTCATCTCTATCACTCCGCACATTCCAGCGGCAGTGTGGGGCGAACGTGAAATTCGCGATATGTTTGGTCTACGCCCAGTAGGCCTGCCAGACGAACGCCGTTTGGTGCTCCCCGATGACTGGCCAGAAAATCTGCATCCACTGCGCAAAGATGCGATGGACTATCGCCAACGTCCAGAACCAACGACGGATACCGAGAATTACCCGTTCTTAAATGAAATCGGTGACGACTCAAACCGTATCGTGCCGGTTGGCCCTCTGCACATTACTTCTGATGAACCTGGTCACTTTCGTCTGTTCGTAGATGGGGAAGATATCGTCGATGCAGACTACCGCATGTTCTATGTTCACCGCGGTATGGAAAAACTGGCCGAAACTCGTATGGGTTACCACGAGATCGGTTTCTTAGCCGACCGTGTATGTGGTATTTGCGGATTTACTCACAGTGTGGGTTACAACAACTCAGTGGAAACTGCGCTGCAAATCGATGTGCCTGAACGTGCCCAAATGATTCGTACCGTATTGCTGGAAGTGGAACGTCTGCACAGTCACCTACTTAATATCGGTTTATCTAGCCACTTTGTGGGTTTCGATACTGGCTTTATGCAGTTCTTCCGTGTACGTGAAAAAACCATGGAATTGGCTGAAATTCTCACTGGGGCACGTAAAACATACGGTATGAACCTAATTGGTGGTGTGCGCCGCGATATTCTCAAAGAGCAACGCCAAAAAGGCATTGCTTTAGTTCGTGAAGCGCGAAAAACCTTTAGTGAGTTAGTCGATATGCTTCTTGCTACACCAAACATCGATAGCCGTTTGTGTGGCGTGGGTGTATTAGCGAAAGACATCGCTCGCGATTTTAGCCCAGTAGGCCCAATGATTCGTGGTAGTGGCTTTGCTCGTGATGCTCGTGTTGTGCATGGTGCTCATCTCGAAGCTTACTCACAAGTGCCTATCGAACTGCAACACCTTGATACTGGTGACGTACAAGCGCGTGTGTTGGTACGTATTCGTGAAGTATTCAATTCATTAAATATCATTGAATTTGGCTTAGATCACTTGCCAGCGGGTGCGATTTTGACCGAAGGCTTTACTTACGTACCACACAAATTTGCGTTGGGTTATACCGAAGCGCCTCGTGGTGAAAACGTCCACTGGAGTATGACGGGGGATAACCAAAAAGTGTTCCGCTGGCGTTGCCGTGCGGCGACTTATGCAAACTGGCCAACACTGCGCTACATGCTGCGTGGTAACACAGTGGCAGATGCACCGTTGATCATTGGTAGTTTGGACCCTTGTTACTCTTGTACTGACCGCGTCACCATCGTCGACACCAAGAAAAAACGCAGTCAAACCATTCCATATAAAGCGATTGAGCAATACAGCGTGAACCGTAAAAACTCACCGCTCAAAGCGTGGTAG
- a CDS encoding formate hydrogenlyase maturation HycH family protein — MDVAESRHLKGDVYFYRLTRKFVDEKDDIPQAAKQVMYYTLAIGHHLGIVDCLSAAMTCTGAQYLEWISALDPESEAYRKMKGFLMFGEITVFPEHINMLALAFDRIDKEQQSAKSRELTSGFIEVLTAIYHEPNMYLMIRGGQ; from the coding sequence ATGGATGTCGCTGAGTCTCGCCATTTAAAAGGAGATGTCTATTTTTATCGTCTGACGCGCAAGTTTGTCGATGAGAAAGATGACATCCCTCAAGCTGCCAAACAGGTGATGTATTACACCTTAGCTATCGGTCACCACTTGGGGATTGTCGATTGCTTAAGTGCTGCGATGACCTGCACTGGCGCTCAATATTTGGAATGGATTTCAGCGTTAGACCCTGAAAGCGAAGCGTATCGCAAAATGAAAGGGTTTCTGATGTTCGGGGAAATTACCGTGTTCCCCGAACACATCAATATGTTGGCACTGGCGTTTGATCGTATCGATAAAGAACAACAAAGCGCGAAAAGTCGTGAACTCACTAGCGGTTTTATTGAGGTGTTAACGGCAATCTATCACGAGCCAAATATGTATTTGATGATTCGAGGTGGACAATGA
- a CDS encoding formate hydrogenlyase complex iron-sulfur subunit has translation MIKLLKTILKAGDVTEKYPFAPFEVAPDFRGKPELNASQCISCGACTRACPANALIMETDAAKGTRRWELSLARCIYCGRCEEVCPTHAIELTPQFELAVTNKADLYESAEFKLAKCTCCGRPFVAKKLLNYVIDTLEQSGLTGEHLVMRRVQLETCPECRRKANMLDGENIAHQRFIATPAEIAQRQEKEEA, from the coding sequence ATGATCAAGTTACTTAAAACCATCTTAAAAGCAGGGGATGTCACTGAAAAATATCCCTTTGCACCGTTCGAAGTGGCTCCGGATTTTCGTGGTAAACCTGAGCTCAATGCTAGCCAGTGTATCTCTTGTGGCGCGTGTACACGCGCCTGTCCTGCTAACGCATTGATCATGGAAACCGATGCAGCCAAAGGTACTCGTCGTTGGGAGCTTTCCCTGGCTCGCTGTATTTACTGCGGCCGTTGTGAAGAAGTGTGTCCAACCCACGCCATTGAGCTGACACCACAGTTTGAATTGGCGGTGACGAACAAAGCCGATTTGTATGAAAGTGCGGAGTTCAAGCTGGCGAAATGCACCTGTTGTGGTCGTCCATTTGTGGCGAAAAAACTGCTCAATTACGTGATCGATACCTTGGAACAATCTGGGTTAACGGGTGAGCATTTGGTTATGCGTCGTGTGCAGTTAGAAACCTGCCCAGAGTGTCGTCGTAAGGCCAATATGTTGGATGGCGAAAATATTGCGCATCAACGCTTTATTGCCACTCCTGCAGAAATCGCACAGCGTCAAGAGAAGGAAGAAGCATGA
- a CDS encoding NADH-quinone oxidoreductase subunit B family protein, giving the protein MKGIKQLSGINHTQTVPVPLSPEHEKLKQVLIKQIKRSAYVYRVDCGGCNGCEIEIFAATTPVYDTERFGIKVVASPRHADILLFTGAVTRAMRAPALRAYEAAPDPKIVVSYGACGCDGGIFHDLYCVWGGTDKIVPVDVYIPGCPPTPAATLYGFAVALGLLEQKMHSKEHQADKEPATLRHTGIPLDIRVMIEREARVLAGYRAGKRISNELMDVLEASDANTVDQNVKAYLDEHADPRLTEIVNTLMRGVMMQLTGGEPQGACHGCR; this is encoded by the coding sequence ATGAAAGGCATAAAACAGTTATCAGGCATCAACCATACTCAGACAGTGCCCGTTCCGCTTTCTCCTGAACATGAAAAACTCAAACAGGTGTTGATTAAACAGATTAAACGCTCTGCTTATGTTTATCGTGTTGACTGCGGCGGTTGCAACGGCTGTGAAATCGAAATTTTTGCCGCAACGACACCCGTTTACGATACTGAACGCTTTGGTATCAAAGTAGTAGCGTCACCTCGTCATGCCGACATCTTATTATTTACTGGTGCAGTTACTCGTGCGATGCGTGCGCCTGCACTGCGCGCTTATGAAGCCGCGCCTGACCCGAAAATCGTAGTCTCTTACGGCGCATGTGGCTGTGATGGCGGTATCTTCCACGACCTTTACTGTGTGTGGGGCGGAACCGACAAAATCGTCCCTGTTGACGTTTATATCCCTGGTTGTCCTCCAACACCGGCAGCAACCTTATATGGTTTTGCGGTTGCCTTGGGTCTGCTTGAGCAAAAAATGCATAGCAAAGAGCACCAAGCTGACAAAGAACCGGCCACGCTGCGTCATACCGGTATTCCTTTAGATATTCGCGTGATGATCGAGCGTGAAGCGCGAGTGTTGGCTGGCTATCGCGCCGGTAAACGTATCTCCAATGAACTGATGGATGTGCTCGAAGCGAGTGATGCCAACACGGTTGATCAAAACGTGAAAGCGTATCTTGATGAACATGCCGATCCCCGTTTAACGGAGATCGTGAACACCTTGATGCGCGGTGTGATGATGCAATTAACCGGTGGTGAACCTCAAGGAGCGTGTCATGGATGTCGCTGA
- the hycI gene encoding hydrogenase maturation peptidase HycI — MSQQILLTVGNYMMGDDAAGPLLAKLCRENPLDMWEVLDGGTMPEDTLHLIRRAQPQRVVVVDAADFGEQVGEIRVIEQETSADMFLVSTHSLPLNFLLNELKTFVPEVTFIGIQPEQVGFSYPMTPAVRKAVEHLYQCLPNWEGDGGFAHC; from the coding sequence ATGAGCCAACAAATCTTATTGACCGTCGGTAACTATATGATGGGTGACGATGCCGCTGGCCCCTTGCTGGCTAAGCTGTGTCGTGAAAATCCACTCGATATGTGGGAGGTGTTGGATGGCGGTACGATGCCAGAAGACACTTTGCATCTGATTCGTCGGGCGCAGCCACAACGAGTCGTGGTCGTCGATGCCGCCGATTTTGGTGAGCAAGTTGGCGAAATTCGCGTGATTGAACAAGAAACCAGTGCCGATATGTTTTTGGTTTCTACCCATAGCCTTCCTCTCAATTTTTTACTCAATGAACTCAAAACCTTTGTTCCTGAAGTGACCTTTATTGGCATTCAACCGGAGCAGGTCGGATTTTCTTACCCTATGACTCCAGCGGTAAGAAAAGCTGTCGAACACCTCTACCAGTGCTTACCTAACTGGGAAGGTGACGGCGGTTTTGCTCATTGCTAA
- the fdhF gene encoding formate dehydrogenase subunit alpha produces the protein MKKSIVVCPYCGTGCKLNLLVENDKVVGAEPAMGRTNEGNLCLKGYYGWDFLNDTNLLTPRLKHPMIRRTRDSKLEAVSWDEALDFAVERLTAIKEKYGADSIMTTGSARGPGNEANYVMQKFARAVIGTNNVDHCARVCHAPSVSGLESTVGNGAMSNSINEIAEAKCLLFFGYNVADSHPVIARQVFKAKANGAKVIVCDPRKIESVRIADQWVPLKNGSNMAVVNAIAYTLIDENLYDVDYVQRYTEGFEEFRKTVMNYCPEEVEHITGVRGEEIRQAARTYANASESMILWGMGVTQFGQAVDVVRGLAGLAMMTGNFGRRGVGVGPVRGQNNVQGTCDMGMLPHQYPGYQAVTNDAIREKFEKAWGVKLSHKPGYRITEVGHKVAEGVCKAYYIFGEDPAQTEADLAQMRKTLSDLELVIVQDIFMTKTAERADIIFPSTSWGEHEGVYSSADRGFQRFYKAVTPPADVKPDWEIFSLLATRMGYPMHYNNTEEIWDEMRHLCPLYEGATYEKMAGLKGVQWPCVDEADPGTPYLFKGNKFSMPSGKGKFLGAEWRAPVEQPDADYPLVLSTVREVGHYSCRSMTGNCTALTTLADEPGFAQIHPDDAAKYGIKDQQLIWVSSRRGKVITRANVNPRVNQGAIYMTYQWWVGACNELTIERVDPISSTPEYKYCAVKVEAIQDTAWAENYVKTEYSNMKARLRSHVEQA, from the coding sequence ATGAAAAAATCCATCGTAGTTTGTCCCTACTGTGGCACAGGGTGCAAACTGAATTTACTTGTTGAAAACGACAAGGTTGTTGGTGCTGAACCTGCTATGGGTCGTACCAACGAAGGTAACCTTTGTTTGAAAGGTTACTATGGTTGGGACTTCTTAAACGACACCAACCTTTTGACTCCACGTCTAAAACACCCAATGATTCGCCGCACTCGTGACTCAAAACTTGAAGCGGTTTCTTGGGATGAAGCATTAGATTTCGCCGTTGAACGTTTAACTGCAATTAAAGAAAAATACGGCGCAGATTCTATCATGACCACAGGTTCTGCTCGTGGTCCTGGTAACGAAGCCAACTACGTGATGCAAAAATTTGCTCGTGCAGTGATTGGTACAAACAACGTCGACCACTGTGCGCGTGTTTGTCACGCTCCATCCGTATCTGGCCTAGAATCCACCGTAGGTAACGGTGCGATGAGTAACTCAATCAACGAAATTGCTGAAGCAAAATGTCTATTGTTCTTCGGCTATAACGTGGCTGACTCTCACCCTGTTATTGCACGTCAAGTATTCAAAGCCAAAGCCAACGGCGCGAAAGTCATCGTATGTGACCCGCGTAAAATCGAATCAGTTCGTATCGCTGACCAATGGGTTCCATTGAAAAATGGTTCAAACATGGCGGTAGTGAACGCGATTGCTTACACCTTGATCGATGAAAACCTTTACGATGTGGATTACGTGCAACGTTACACAGAAGGTTTTGAAGAATTCCGTAAAACCGTGATGAACTACTGTCCTGAAGAAGTAGAACACATTACTGGTGTACGAGGTGAAGAGATTCGTCAAGCGGCTCGCACTTACGCAAATGCCTCTGAATCTATGATTCTATGGGGAATGGGCGTGACTCAATTTGGTCAAGCTGTGGACGTAGTTCGTGGTTTGGCTGGCCTTGCGATGATGACTGGTAACTTTGGTCGTCGTGGTGTGGGCGTAGGTCCTGTACGTGGTCAAAACAACGTACAAGGGACTTGTGATATGGGCATGTTGCCTCATCAATATCCAGGCTACCAAGCGGTCACTAACGATGCGATTCGTGAAAAATTCGAAAAAGCATGGGGCGTGAAACTGTCTCACAAACCGGGCTATCGTATTACTGAAGTGGGTCATAAAGTGGCTGAAGGCGTATGTAAGGCTTATTACATCTTTGGTGAAGACCCAGCGCAAACTGAAGCTGACTTAGCACAAATGCGTAAAACATTGAGCGATCTTGAACTGGTTATCGTCCAAGATATCTTTATGACCAAAACCGCAGAACGTGCTGACATTATCTTCCCATCCACCAGTTGGGGTGAACACGAAGGCGTTTACTCAAGTGCTGACCGTGGTTTCCAACGTTTCTACAAAGCGGTGACTCCACCTGCTGACGTGAAACCTGACTGGGAAATCTTCAGCCTATTGGCAACTCGTATGGGTTACCCAATGCACTACAACAATACCGAAGAAATTTGGGACGAAATGCGTCACTTATGCCCTCTGTATGAAGGTGCAACCTACGAAAAAATGGCCGGCCTGAAAGGCGTGCAATGGCCATGTGTTGATGAAGCAGACCCTGGTACTCCTTACCTATTTAAAGGCAATAAATTCTCTATGCCTTCAGGTAAAGGTAAATTCTTGGGCGCTGAATGGCGTGCTCCTGTTGAACAACCTGATGCGGATTACCCATTGGTGCTTTCAACAGTCCGTGAAGTGGGCCACTACTCTTGCCGTTCTATGACTGGTAACTGTACCGCACTGACCACCTTGGCTGATGAACCAGGATTTGCACAAATCCACCCTGATGATGCAGCTAAATATGGCATCAAAGATCAACAGCTGATCTGGGTTTCTTCTCGTCGCGGTAAAGTCATTACTCGTGCGAATGTGAACCCTCGTGTGAACCAAGGCGCGATCTACATGACTTACCAATGGTGGGTGGGTGCATGTAACGAGCTGACCATTGAACGTGTTGACCCAATTTCAAGCACACCAGAATACAAATACTGTGCGGTGAAAGTGGAAGCGATTCAAGATACAGCTTGGGCTGAAAATTACGTGAAAACGGAATACAGTAATATGAAAGCTCGCCTAAGATCACATGTTGAACAGGCATAA